In a genomic window of Nothobranchius furzeri strain GRZ-AD chromosome 14, NfurGRZ-RIMD1, whole genome shotgun sequence:
- the gemin8 gene encoding gem-associated protein 8, with protein MKRQKNSLEEDVGAVMSWFSSPVYSRYWQHYQQAMGWYQRHRRAYSKSWEAAYGPTHWHQESPSSHQRYADWRAEESESEEDEEEECSSESEIECDVSNMEISEELRQYFAHTERHREELKKQQQVEAELQDSYVPADQDLHDVSSRSSAAPPSERPGERRVAEMKKLYGKDSAKILAMEAAMQLTFDRNCDRKQPKYWPVIPLKL; from the exons ATGAAGCGACAGAAAAATTCTCTAGAG GAGGATGTGGGCGCAGTGATGTCATGGTTCTCCAGCCCCGTCTACAGCCGTTACTGGCAGCACTACCAGCAGGCCATGGGCTGGTACCAGAGACACAGACGGGCCTACAGCAAGTCCTGGGAGGCTGCCTACGGCCCGACTCACTGGCACCAGGAGTCTCCCAGCAGCCACCAGCGCTATGCCGACTGGCGGGCCGAGGAGAGCGAAAgcgaggaggatgaagaggaggagtgCAGCTCGGAGAGCGAGATCGAGTGTGACGTCAGCAACATGGAGATCAGTGAAGAGCTTCGGCAGTACTTCGCCCACACAGAGAGACACCGAGAGGAGCTGA AAAAGCAGCAGCAGGTGGAGGCGGAGCTACAGGACAGCTATGTCCCTGCAGACCAGGACCTGCATGACGTGTCTTCTCGAAGCAGCGCCGCTCCTCCCTCCGAGCGCCCGGGTGAAAGACGAGTCGCCGAGATGAAGAAACTGTACGGCAAAGACTCTGCCAAGATTCTGGCCATGGAGGCGGCCATGCAGCTGACTTTTGATCGAAACTGTGACCGGAAGCAGCCCAAATACTGGCCCGTCATCCCTCTGAAGCTGTAA